From a single Bemisia tabaci chromosome 10, PGI_BMITA_v3 genomic region:
- the LOC109038300 gene encoding uncharacterized protein has protein sequence MYPIVSLALLTTLAALTQGQRITTIQLEGVQYFVSRMNPYSPELNWFLAYQYCRSIGLQLASFETKEKADYFMEYLRNAGYSKYDFWTSGNRLGTDMFLWMSTGLPFNVTFNYMKGDQDSDPLSTSLTHGPQPITRKKRGDSGASNGCVAMKKPELEWDTDDCTAVKDFICEQTRCYYYNYGSIPVSTAQGRSQKMRKSSVPPFSSSSYASSAATGTTPPYSTPRKTPVTTPRREFISSTSSEATSTTEQEEHTARVQPQVQHEEHAVRIQEDPKQQQVQHEEPQVSNEAEAHASEIQHEEVQHVPKVHEENQEDYHYTTSESGEEYNTNAEPEQTTPGVSEETNELQIIRDSSRGMTHDMGEAFPWPWARNIMLEKPKPRTLSPELEK, from the exons gccAGAGGATAACTACAATCCAACTAGAGGGCGTTCAGTACTTCGTGAGTCGAATGAACCCATACTCGCCAGAACTCAACTGGTTTTTGGCCTATCAATACTGCAGGTCGATAGGTCTGCAGCTGGCCTCTTTCGAGACGAAAGAAAAGGCAGACTATTTTATGGAGTACCTTAGGAATGCCG GTTACAGCAAATACGACTTCTGGACGTCGGGTAACCGGCTCGGGACAGACATGTTCCTGTGGATGTCGACGGGGCTCCCGTTCAACGTGACGTTTAACTACATGAAGGGCGACCAGGATTCGGATCCCCTCAGCACCTCACTCACGCACGGCCCACAGCCAATCACCAGGAAGAAGAG GGGCGACAGCGGAGCAAGCAACGGTTGCGTAGCGATGAAAAAGCCGGAACTTGAGTGGGACACGGACGACTGCACCGCGGTGAAGGACTTCATCTGCGAGCAGACGCGCTGCTACTACTACAACTACGGCTCAATCCCGGTCTCCACAGCTCAGGG CCGGAGccaaaaaatgcgaaaatccAGCGTGCCACCATTCTCATCCTCATCATACGCCTCCTCGGCAGCGACAGGGACGACGCCCCCCTACTCCACCCCCCGCAAGACCCCCGTGACGACCCCCCGCCGGGAGTTCATCTCCTCGACCTCCTCGGAGGCCACCTCCACGACCGAGCAGGAGGAACACACCGCACGGGTCCAGCCACAGGTACAACACGAGGAGCACGCCGTCCGCATCCAAGAGGACCCCAAACAACAACAGGTACAACACGAGGAACCGCAAGTCTCCAACGAGGCGGAGGCCCACGCTTCGGAGATACAGCACGAGGAAGTACAACACGTGCCCAAGGTGCACGAGGAGAACCAGGAGGACTACCACTACACGACGTCGGAATCGGGAGAGGAGTACAACACGAACGCCGAGCCGGAGCAGACGACCCCCGGCGTCTCCGAGGAGACGAACGAGCTGCAGATCATCCGGGATTCCTCCCGAGGGATGACGCACGATATGGGGGAGGCCTTCCCGTGGCCGTGGGCCAGAAACATCATGCTCGAGAAACCCAAGCCCAGGACCCTCTCCCCGGAGCTCGAAAAGTGA